DNA sequence from the Hippopotamus amphibius kiboko isolate mHipAmp2 chromosome 1, mHipAmp2.hap2, whole genome shotgun sequence genome:
acgcacacacagacacgcggagacacaggcagacacacagacgcacaggcagacacacagacacagtggCCAGGTTAACAGGGCTGCCCTTGGGCCATGGCTCCACACTCAGCACCCCAGGGGCCTCTGTTGCTGCCCAATAAGACATTTCCAAGAACAGAACGTGGCCCACTGCCAGTGCCACCCCTGCTCCTCAGCCCAGAAGTAAACACCATGAGTCAGAGTCAAGGCGCTGCCAGCCCtgggggtgcggcctccggccacACTCTAGGGACCTAGAGACGCCgcccaccccaggctctagaGGTGGGCAGGGCCCAGGCCTCCTTACCTTCCAGAACATGAAGCTGACCGGATCTACCACTGTGGGCTGGATAATCTCTCGCCCAGGGAAGATGCCCCAAGTGACTGCGTTGGGCTGCAGCTCGGGAGCGTTGGTGATGTTCTCACCCTGtaggggcgtggggtggggggagggtaggaGCAGACTTGGGGCACAGACAGCTGCGGTCCTCTCACCGGGAGCACACTCGCCACACGCCCCCTGTCACCGCCCTGCCCcctccagccctggctctgcAGCTCTGTGACCGGCAGTGAGTCTGAAACCCAGAGGCCATCCTGGGCTTTTCCCTGCTCCTCCCTATGCTCCAATCAGCTCCACGTTTGGTGGCTCTGCTCACTTCCTCTCGTGTCGAGCCTCGTGTCTAGCCTGGCCAGGCCTCTCTTTGCCACTCAGACCACCAGGGCTGCTGACTCTAGTTTCCCGTGGCCCTGCTATCCACACAGCTGTCTGCTGGGACCTGCCCAAAATAAAACATGGAGCCAAGGCTCCCACTTGCCTGTAGGGGAAAACCCAAATTCCAAGCAGGACAATTAGACCCCTGAGAACCTGGATCCAGCTTAACATGTCAGCCTCACTCTGACTCCATTTGGCAGTGATGCCTTTGCATGCCCTCTGCTCTTTCCCTGGGGTGCCCTCCTACTCCTCATCCTTAAAGATTCAGGCCACACAGTACTCTCCCCTGACCTCTCAAGTTAGACATCCCTCCCCTGGGTCCCCAGCTTCTTCCTATGCTGAACTTTACTGTTATAAAATGCAACTGCTTACACACATTCACAGTCACCCACTGATGGCCTCCCTCGCTAGGCTGGGAGCTCTTGGAGGGCAGGGGCCTGGCGCTGTCTGCATATCCATCTGGCACGATGCCTGGCCCCGCTGGGCACACCGTGATTGCTGAATGGCGGAGTAAAGGTGGTGCCCTTGGCCCTGGTGCTCTGGCCCTGCTGAGGGCCGTTTGACCCGGGGCCGGCCTACCTTCACATCCACGATGTGGTAATTCACCCGGAGCTCGTACTTCTTTAGCACCTGCAAAAGCGCCTCCACTGTCTCTCGGGAAGTGAAGAACTCTAAGTAGGCCTGTGGGAGGGAGACAGGCACCGTCATGTAACCCCCAGTCCTCGCTGGACGCCTTCTCTGGGCGCTCTGCGTGTGCCCCGTACTCCAGAACAccagacacctgccctcctgactGTCCGGGGTGGCATCCGTGAGGACCCGTGTGGCAGGACACGTGAGGCATCGGGACTAGCAGTGGCCACTAGTTGGAGTTGGCAAATACATAAGCAAAGGGAGGGGAGCAGGTATGTGAGGTGTCTCGGTCTGGACAGGTCTGAGGGACATCTGCCACCTTTCGACCAGGTGGGGAAGGTTCCATGGAGGAGTCATTTCAGAAGCTCTACATGGGGCCTGGTTTGGCACGTGAGTCAAGAGACGCCTGATACACCCCATCGCCCTACCTGCTGGGTGGAGGGCTTCTCTAGCACCACCGGTCCATCAGGGATGAAGCTGGGTTTATTTAAATTCACTTGCTATGACACTCATGCAGGGTGGATGCTATTAGCCCCATTAGGAGACTAAGTTCAGGGAAGTTGAGCAACTTGTCTGCACTGATGGTACACAGCCGAGCTGGTACACAAACCCATGTCTGTCTAACCCCAGAGCCCTCCGGCTTTAGGTTAGAATGTAATTTTAATTCCAGCAACCCCAGGAGAAAGGGTCCATAAGAAACAGTAATAATAGCTCCCAGTGAGGGGATGCTGCCcgtgtgctaagcactttatgtgcTTTGTCATGTTTCATCCCCAGAACACGACGTgacatatccccattttacagaagggaaagctgaggctcagagtggtcaAGTAACCAGCCTACCCAGGTCGGTCTGACTTCAGGCCTGAGCTCCGGTCCACTCTGATCCACTGCCACTCAGCACAAAGAGCCCCCGAGAGAAAGGCTGCTCCGTCCCCAGCCCTGGGGAACCCCTGCATGCCAGCCAAGGGGGGTAGCCCAGTGCATCCCTGCCACACCTTCTGGAAGACATAGCCCCCGCTGGGGCCCCAGCCCACGACGGGGTCAGAGGACGGCTTCCCATTGATGTTGGGCTGGGAGTTGATGGTGAGGATGCCCCGCCGGTTCACCCGCAGCAGCTCCTCCTTCATCAGGCTGGTCTCGGCCGCCAGGGGCTCGTCATTCCAGGGCAGGCAAGTCACCTGTGGGGGGTGAGCTGGGCTGGGTCCCTCCCTGTCATGGTCCCCATCAGAGACCCAGCCTGTCTTTGCCTCTGTAAGTCCTTTCCAGTCACCTCACGTGGGGACCCCCCAACTCACCTTCTCCCTTTGCTGGTGTGCCGCATCCAGACATGGACACGGGCTCAGGGTGGGGCAGCCACGCCCGTCTGGCCCACGGAGGGAGGGGGGGTACCCAGGGATCCCACCCCAGCAGCACTCACTTCATAGCCGTTTTGGTTCGGCTCTCCTGAGAGGTAGTGGGCAAAGACTTCGAAGACGCTTTCTTCACTGGTCAGCTCCTCCCCCCACATCTTCAGCAGCTCTTCCTTTGGGGACTTGCTCTTCAGGTAGAAGAGGTAATAGTCCTTCAGTTCCCCAAAGGCTGGAGAGGAGGAATTGCCCCTGGCGGAGAAGGTGCCCGGAGGTCAAGGCACACTCCTGACCTTGGGCTCCGGACAGACAGTAGCATCCACCTGCCCCAAGGGCGGGCATTCCTGTGTTTCCTGTCCGGAGGGCTCCACCCTGATCGCTCTCCCTCCTCCCAAGAAACAGTTCATTTGCAACGACTCACCAGCGGCCGTTGGGGAactcatcccactcctgggtgcgGTAAATGTAACTCTTTGGTCTGGAGGCCCAGAAGATGGGACGGACATCTTCCTCCCGGCGTTTGGGGTGGGCACTGACGGCCCAGGGCAGGGGACGCCTGGTGAGAATGGAGACAGGAAGGGTCAGGGCTTGGCCAGAGGGAGGGGACACCACTGAACCTGGGTTCTTCCATCTTGACTCAAAAACGTcaagccagatgtggcattcctGCTGAGACTGGAGCCCTAAGCGTGCCACTAGCCCTCACACAGACATCCCTCCGTGTCCCATGGCAGCCAGCACTGCTAGGGTGCGCTCATTCTGTGACTTCTCTCTGAATTCCCTGCCCACCCGACTCTCCTCTGTGGCCCCCGGGCCTGAATTCGGGGCCACTGGCCTCACCTGGGGTCCTCGGTCCACATGCCCAGGCGCTTCAGCACCTCCGTGGTGGCCATCTCACGGTTGAGGGTGTAGAAGTGGAGGCCTGGCACCAGGCCGCTTGCCAGAAGCTCCTGGCACAGGCTCACCGCCTGCTCGATGCCGTAGTTGCGGATGGCGGCGTCGTTGTCTTTGATTGGCTCGATCACGTCCTTGATCTGCTGTGGCACCTCCAGCTTGGACAGCTTCACCAGCTGCCGGAGGGAGTGGTAGCCCTGCCCGAGACATGGGGGGCTGCAGATCCCAACTCCCAGCCCATCTCTCACCCCAAATACTTATCCCCCACCAGGCCCCCGGTCCTGCCGTGTGACACAGAGTGACCCAGGAAAGTCAGCCTATATGGTACGAGCACCCTTTCCTACTCCTGCTTTTTCTACTCTGCAGAGTAGAGCCGCTGCCCATAGTCTTCCAGCCATCATTCTTAGCCGGCCCTTTGGCCCCTAGATGTATCTATTGATAACACGGTAGTCACCTAAGCCAGAGGTTCCCAAGCCTCGCCAATCACCAGACTCGCCTGCCGAGCTTAAGAAGTAACATACAaatccccaggccccaccccagatctactaAACCAGAACGTCCAGGCACGGGATCTGGAAATCTCTCTTTTGAAAAAGCTTATTAAGTGATTCTGGCAACAGCCAAGTTTGGGAAACATTGATTTAACCAAAATTTATAATGAGGGTAATAATCCCTTTTAGTGACACTTTATCGGTAAGCCCCTCCAACAGGTACCGCTGCTATTTTGGGGAGACATCAGAGGTAACTGAAAGGGGGTAGCAAGACAACATTTTGTGAGGACTGAGCATCTAACTGATGAAAATCTGATGAGCATCAAAGAACTTCGGCCTGAACTTGGCACTTCAGCCCAGGGCCCTGGCCTGTGCCAGGACAGGGGTGATGGGAGTCCATTAGCCCTCCTGGGACCCTCACCTGAATAGGGAAGATTCCGGGGAGGATGGGACAGGTGATGCCTATCTCGGAGCAAGCCTTAAGAAAGTGGAAGAACGTGTCGGCCTCAAAGAAAAGCTGGGTGATGATGAAGTCGGCTCCCGCAGTCACCTTCTCCTTCAGGTGCTTCAGGTCGGCCTCAAAGCTCTCTGCGTCGGGGTGGCCTTTGGGGTAACCTGCCAATATGGATGACAGTGGAGAGAGGCTGGCTCCACCTGCTCAAGGTGAGTGAAGCAACCAGAGAGCTGAGAACAGAGAGCCCCGGACCCGTACCTTCCAACCCCTCAGCACAGACAAGCTGAAGCGAAGATGGCTGGGCGCATCTGATGGGCCCCGCGCCCTGCAGGTGAGCCTCAGTGTGAGCGTGCTTAGAGCCATCCTCCCAAGAGTCGGCGGGGGATTGCCCCCAAATCCCCACACTGTCCTGGCTCACAGCCCTTACAGGCCGCCAGGCCAACCTGGCCTGCACTTTGTGgccacagaaaagagaaaatgctaTGTTCTCACTGGCCAGGCAGCCTTGGGGTAATGGGCTTGACTCTAGGTACTGGATTAAAacagtgcttttaattttttttttttttttttacaataaactgcatatatttagggtgtacaatttggtatcccaatctcccaattcattcccccccccaaccctccccactttccccacttggtgtccatgtgttttttctctacacccgtgtctctatttctaccttggaaactggttgatttgtaccacttttctacattccgcatacatgtgttaatatactatatttgtttttctctttctgactcacttcactccctatgacagtctctaggtccatccatgtctctacaaatgtgccagtttcattgctttttacagctgagtaatattccattgtatgtatgtaccacatcttctttatccattcatcaaacagtgcttttaatttcacattaaaattaCTCAGGGATCCCAGACAGTGCAAGGTCAGAAACCATGTTACACAAGGAAGAAGAGGGTAGAGATGTTCTGCTTGAAGAAAAGAACCGAAAGAATATGGGTAACTTTTTCTAAATGCCCACAGGTCTGTCACCGGGAAAGGAGTCACCTTAGTTGAGTTCCTTATTTGTCACATTCTGTGCTGCTCCTGATGGCAGAACTAGGATCAGTTTCAGAGAGCTGCCTGACCATGGAACGAACAACCCCACAAAGGAACAACCTCCCAGCGTGTGAAAACACTGGGGCGGGGGGTGTCCACGTGCCAGGGACGCTGAGGAGGGGATTCTGGGGACACCTGGGAGGTGGGGCCAGACGTCCCCTAGGTTCCTGGCTAGCTGCAGGATCGGTGTGCCCGCTTCCCTAAACGACTGAACTTACTAGTGGTTCTGCCTGCACAGGAAAGACCACAGGCCTTAATGAACTACAAGCGGAGCGCTGGCTTCCTCAGCCTGAGGCCAGGGCAGGACCCCgagacaggaagggggcagaCCTGAACCCACACTGTCGGGTGGCCAGGCTGCTTTGCTGTGATAAGGCAGTTTCATTCTTAAGAAACGCTGAATCATCAAAAATGGATATGAAAGCTATTGTttcagggaaggggtgggagggttAAATATTAGAGCCTTACACTTTCAATAACAAGGCTATTTTTCCAGCAGAAATTTCAGAAACAGAGGTTTTAATAGCTGACACTCTGTAACACCTCAACAGCACCCAACAAATCAGCAGTTGCTTACAGTTAGACTCTGTTCAGTCTTACTGTATGTTTGTTCCATCATGGCCAGCTGGGTGCTTCCTAATCCCTAGTCCTCTTTCTTACCCACTTTATCATAAGCAAAGCACCAAACTGCTCGGCAAGTGCCCGCTCACAGCTCTGCTAGTCTCCACCCGTGGCCCGCCAACGCCCACCGCACCTGGGCAGATTCCCCAGTCAATTGACTGCCTCGTGGCCTCGCAAGCAATGACACTTGAATTCCTAACTCCTCATCAGGGCCTCCCAGACTCACTTACCTCAACACTGAGAACAGTGGACATGTACATGGGGGCCTGGGGACACAGCCCAAAGTCCCCACAACAAGTCATTTCCTTGAAGCCACATGgcttatgtttttaaattcagATCACTTGGATCTGCTATTCCATAATGCCGCCACGTTTATTTTAATAAGAATGATATGATGTTCcacaaaatatttgagaaaaattgtCATGCTACTCCCTGGACTTCCTGTGTCCCCGGCACACGCTGCCTCAGCACACCCAAGCCCCCGTTTGAGAAGCTGACGGCCCAGACCCCACgagtgggggcaggagggaaggccGCGCCATCTGATTCTAGCAGGTGACCCTTGCCTCCGGGCTGTAGCTAGAGAAACTAGTGTTGAGCCCGTTCAATTCTCTCTCCTGAGGATTTGGAACTGACACTGGGACCTGTCAATCAGTTTGGGCGACAGTCAGGAGCAGGCGGCAGGTCACCCGTGTACCACACACATCAGGGACGGGAAAGGCATACGTGTCAGGTCTATGGCACGAAGCACGGAGCAGTAGGAGGGCGAGCTGGGGCTCCGTGGCCCCAGACAGAATGAGGGAGGCCTTGGATTCTGCCTGCCTCCTGGTTTCAGCGCTTAGTGAGGTCTGATGCCATTTCCTGACCTTGTTCTGAGATTGCCTGCCCTCAGAGTCTTAACAAACATACCTCTTTTGTTTACAGAAGGAAGAACAGTGCTGGGAGGCAGGCTAAGAGCAAGAAGAGGCAGAGGAACAAAAATTGAAGGGGTGGTGGCACGCCTGGGAGGGTAGCGGATGACAGAATGATGAGATGACAGACGCTGTTTGATGCACCTCTACACCTCCGTCACCCGGGCGCAGGCAGGCTGGCGGTGCACCGGGCTAGCGGGTCCTGACCTGAATACCGGGGGCGGGGTGACTCTCTgtgcctctccttcctttccctctccggACCCACCCACTGGGATACCCCAGCCACTCACCTGCCACACAGACGTCGAAGTAGTCACCAAACTCGCTTCGGATGTGCTTCACCAAGTCTGTGGCGTAGTTGaagcctccttcctcctcttcccactgATCACCTATGGGGTCTGCAGGGTTGGAGGTCACAGTGCTGGGTCTCACCCAACCTCCAGTAGCCTCTCTGTtccttcttcccacccccacacccagcaCTGTGAGCGCCTAGAAGGCAGAGTCTTCACGTCACTTAAGCTGATGTCTCCGCTTTCTAGTGTAGCGGCCAGTAAACAGTGGGAGGGAAGCCAGCAGCCAACCTGGCAAACGGTCACTGAGCACCGCTTCTGCGGACCCTGTGCTGGCAGTGGCGGACAGCAAACAGCTGTAGCTCTGCGTCCAGCCTACAGCATCAGCGACCCATTCCCTACTCACACCTGGGTGTGTCCACGCAGCCTCACCCAAGCCCACCGCTCGCTCTCCCACTCCCTGGGAACCCTCGCCTCCTGGGAGAATCTTCCACTCGTCCCAAGTGAGAAGTGGTCTTCGGGGTGGGGAGCGTGAGGCCACACGTGCCCACCCCCATCAGGCTCCCGCTTCCCACACCTGTGTGGCCCAATGACAGTGTTTGCCGGAGGCATAACCAGCTATCCTCACTCCTGGACACGGGCCAGAGCTGAACGCTGTGATTGGGCCAAAAGCTGGGTGCAGCCAGGGATCGATTAAGCTGTGTACATCAGGACAGAGGGTTATCAGGCACCGGCCGCAGTCCCGACAGAACTCCTACTGCAAGGTCAAGGGGTCAAGAAGTGGCTCCACCTGCGTGGTGCCCGTGGTCCTCCTGACCCACACTGCCTACTGATGCTACTGGCAGGGATGGGACCTTGAGTGTACTCAGTGCTGGacctggaggaaaggaaaggaccgTTCCAGGGACAGAAGAAGTCTTCAGAAAAGCAAGACCCCAGCAAGCAGAGTGCTGGCTCCACACCTCCCCTCAGCGCCAGGATGTTCTTCAGGCCCAGCCGCTTGGCCTTGTGCAGGTGGCCCGTGATCTCTTCCCGGCTCTGGTGGCAGCAAGTCATGTGCAGGATGGTCTCCAAGCCACAGTAGTTCACGGCGGTGCTGGCGATCACCATGGACGAGGTCTCCTTGTCTGAGCCAGGGTCCCCTGCTGGGTGCCAGGTCACATCCACGAAGAGGGGACCACCTGCCCCCATCCGGTCAAACCTGTAGGGAATTTCTTCCTGAAGAGGGGCTATTGGGGGCACACACCCTTCACCACCTTCCCATGGGGTCTGAGACTTAGAGAAGCATCACGTGCAGGTTGGAATCAGACTGACCTGCGTTCATGCCCTGGCTTTgctactcactagctgtgtgatcttgggagagttacttaatctctctgagcctcggctTCCTCAATCCTACAAAGCGGCAGAGGACAGTGCCTACTTCATAATAACACTGAGGATATCGTGACGGATGGCTCCACAGCTCTTAGAACAGTGCTGGGTACACGGTAAACATGCGACCAACGTGCTATTCCTATGATTACTCTTATTGTGGAAATAATACATAACGCCAATGACCCCATGTTGTGTGAGAGCAGCACTTCGGACTTTTCAAAGTGCTTGCACATTTATTATTTCGGGTGAGTTAAGACATTTCGATGGTCAAGGGTTCAGGGAACCCTCAGAGTGGCAAGTAGGGCCTCATTCTGGGGACAAAGAACGTCCGCAGACACAAGTTCCTTTCCTGCTGTCCCCCAGGCCCAGCGCAGCAGCCAAGAGTCCTGCAGAGCACGGCCGCATTTCCAGAACTAGAATCAAGAGCTATACGTGTGCACATGCGCAGTTACAAGCCATAACATGGTGCGTTTAAACATTTGGTGCCTTCAAATTTCACAGCCTTGGGAGCAACACGTGAGAAGTGCAAGTGGTAAAGtgcataaactttaaaaaaggaactGCGACTCATAAAGTACTAACGTAATCCAGTTGGCATTTCTAGATTTCAAGGGGCATAATCCAAATTCCTAAGTTGCTGAAAAGGTTCTCCAAGCCACCGTTTTGTAACTTCCTAAACTCTACTCATGATCCAGCCCCAATTCCACCAAAATAAGCGGTCTGAGCAAATCAACATTTTTAACCCATGGAAGAGCGTGTCTAAAAATTCCCCGTGCTTGGAGGGACTTTTACAGACAACAGAGGAAGCTGCGTATCAAAGGATCTACCCTGGCTTTGCTTTTTTCCACCCTCTGTGGCTGTCTTTTTCTGCCAGGTCAAAGTGCAGCCCAGCCTCAGGGCTGACAGTTCATCtttccaccccccaacccccaccccctgcccccatcccccaggCTGGCCCTACTCCTTATCTTACATCGACTCACCTCGAGATGAGATTGACAGCGCCCTGAGCAGTTCGAGGAGGGAAGAATTCTAGGGAGAACCACTTGTCACCAGATTCCATCCTCCGCTTCATCTTCTCCCTGAGTCTCTCGTGTCGCTCTGGGTCCGGCCCCGGTGTGGAGCACCTTGAACTATCCTTGGAGCTCTCgctgccactgctgctgcccTCACAGCGGGGGCTGGGGCCACCGTTCCCTCTGGGTTCGTTCACCATGGCCGAGCTCCTGCTGCACGGGGTGAGGGCAGGGGGCGTGAGACGGCAGGCAGGCAGCCAAGCCCCGGCGCGGCAGGATCAAGTGAGAGATGCTGCATTTCCACGCAGGAAGAAGGCCGGTGAGGGTCTGGGTGACAATGCCCCCACCCAGTGGCTTCACACGCCACGGTTACGACTGTCTGGGCTGCCGCGCTCCAAGCCTTGCCCTCCGCTGCTGCCTGACGCCTCATACGACAGCCCCCACCCAGCACACAAACATGCGCCTTCGGCCCTTGGATCCTCCGTGACCGCTACCTGATGGAGGGTGGCACTGAGAACCTCCCGCTGCCGGCCTCCGAGGCCCGCATGCGCAGGGAGGAGCAGCAGTGCCCCGCTGGGAGGACCTTGGGTTTTGGACGCTCCATCTCTGCCAGTGTAAACTCAGACCCCAGACCGCTGGAGAAGAAACGAGGAAACTTCCCCAGCGGGTGTGTCTGAATGGGCGGAGCAGTGACAAAGGAAGAACTTAGAGCTGTAGCTGGGGCGGCTAGGGGGCGGGGGCAAGGTTTCCAGGCAAGAGGGAGGGCTGAGGCTCTAGTGGTAGTGGGCGGAGGGGAGAAAGGGGACGCAGGGCTGCAGACTGCGGGTTTGGGTGGAGATGAGGGCAACAGATGTTCAGGGTGACTGGGTCACTCGCCAAACAAGGAACAGCTCGGACATGGAAACATCTCCTGTTACTTGGAACAGTTTGTATGCATGCAGGATGGAAGGGTGAGGGCTCGACAAAGCAACCAGATTTTTCCCAAGTTTGTGCTTCTCCAAAAAGACCATGTCATGGGTTAGAACTTGACATTGGCTGGGTTCCAAAAGTAGCCAAACCCAAGTTCAATAAGGGCATGACTTTATGTCCAACTCAGAACCAACGCTGTCCAGTCTGTGCATGCCTTCCAGGCTGTTCTCCTTACACACACCAGTGAAGTCAGTTCAAGTAATTACAGTGACTGCACAGCCACCACAGCTGAAGCCCTGAACCATGGCAACCACAGGCAGGCCGACAGGGCACACTGCCACTGGGCAGTTTGGTGGGGATAAtaagacaaaaactaaaacaaaacactaCTCTTGCACAGCACGGTGCAAACCCACAGTAGTGAAAATCCAGTGTGTGCTGACCTGGAACATTAGAGGAACAACCAGGCCAAGTTCATGTCTTTCAGGGAATGCCCATTGCTAAGCCCGTGTTCTTAACCATTTTGGGGTCTAGACTCAAGAAACCGATGAGATCCAATGTTCCTCTCCCCCAAAACACAGACAAGTGCACGTAACACACCCTGGTACAGCCAATGTCAAGGAGTTGAGACCAGACCGTGCTTTCCACTGCTAGGAGTGCCCATTTTGATTCTGACCTAAAATTCCAGTTTCTCC
Encoded proteins:
- the MTHFR gene encoding methylenetetrahydrofolate reductase (NADPH) isoform X2; protein product: MVNEPRGNGGPSPRCEGSSSGSESSKDSSRCSTPGPDPERHERLREKMKRRMESGDKWFSLEFFPPRTAQGAVNLISRFDRMGAGGPLFVDVTWHPAGDPGSDKETSSMVIASTAVNYCGLETILHMTCCHQSREEITGHLHKAKRLGLKNILALRGDPIGDQWEEEEGGFNYATDLVKHIRSEFGDYFDVCVAGYPKGHPDAESFEADLKHLKEKVTAGADFIITQLFFEADTFFHFLKACSEIGITCPILPGIFPIQGYHSLRQLVKLSKLEVPQQIKDVIEPIKDNDAAIRNYGIEQAVSLCQELLASGLVPGLHFYTLNREMATTEVLKRLGMWTEDPRRPLPWAVSAHPKRREEDVRPIFWASRPKSYIYRTQEWDEFPNGRWGNSSSPAFGELKDYYLFYLKSKSPKEELLKMWGEELTSEESVFEVFAHYLSGEPNQNGYEVTCLPWNDEPLAAETSLMKEELLRVNRRGILTINSQPNINGKPSSDPVVGWGPSGGYVFQKAYLEFFTSRETVEALLQVLKKYELRVNYHIVDVKGENITNAPELQPNAVTWGIFPGREIIQPTVVDPVSFMFWKDEAFALWIEQWGKLYEEESPSRMIIQYIHDNYFLVNLVDNEFPLDNCLWQVVEDTFELLNRPPCSERETEAP
- the MTHFR gene encoding methylenetetrahydrofolate reductase (NADPH) isoform X1, translating into MERPKPKVLPAGHCCSSLRMRASEAGSGRFSVPPSISRSSAMVNEPRGNGGPSPRCEGSSSGSESSKDSSRCSTPGPDPERHERLREKMKRRMESGDKWFSLEFFPPRTAQGAVNLISRFDRMGAGGPLFVDVTWHPAGDPGSDKETSSMVIASTAVNYCGLETILHMTCCHQSREEITGHLHKAKRLGLKNILALRGDPIGDQWEEEEGGFNYATDLVKHIRSEFGDYFDVCVAGYPKGHPDAESFEADLKHLKEKVTAGADFIITQLFFEADTFFHFLKACSEIGITCPILPGIFPIQGYHSLRQLVKLSKLEVPQQIKDVIEPIKDNDAAIRNYGIEQAVSLCQELLASGLVPGLHFYTLNREMATTEVLKRLGMWTEDPRRPLPWAVSAHPKRREEDVRPIFWASRPKSYIYRTQEWDEFPNGRWGNSSSPAFGELKDYYLFYLKSKSPKEELLKMWGEELTSEESVFEVFAHYLSGEPNQNGYEVTCLPWNDEPLAAETSLMKEELLRVNRRGILTINSQPNINGKPSSDPVVGWGPSGGYVFQKAYLEFFTSRETVEALLQVLKKYELRVNYHIVDVKGENITNAPELQPNAVTWGIFPGREIIQPTVVDPVSFMFWKDEAFALWIEQWGKLYEEESPSRMIIQYIHDNYFLVNLVDNEFPLDNCLWQVVEDTFELLNRPPCSERETEAP